In one Motacilla alba alba isolate MOTALB_02 chromosome 7, Motacilla_alba_V1.0_pri, whole genome shotgun sequence genomic region, the following are encoded:
- the LOC119703253 gene encoding myopalladin-like: protein MLLFLLLDYTVQALDRQSSGKDVKESIRSQSISEFHVSPLTKKNIESYQKEFKSVQQPSQELRVQVFESVSEISESLTMKATSVEEIKAVHTSVLSQTSQSTKISMTTSQEKKDVPPKILLQLRDLTVKCGDTAQFICALENEFYEFLWAHEGKKIESSEKLKISQNGNVLLLTILNAQLSDQGLYSCTVYNDYGGTTTSAILTVKAKEAQAKAVTKITLESDSKSFKAAKDCQFKASEVKQESSKKTSSLFISTSQRPHETEKQRNRVYYPDVVPCEDITETDAKAPEFLETLPSETTVKEGDDVFLFCIMKGVPTPCVVWLCNQLIVEESALCSVKHDGPLCSLRLLKVGQDHEGIYKCRIVNPAGQAECSTHLKVTGWQLHVPSKYQFLMHSIIIAFHHIHSLGDDKEGEVSH from the exons atgttgttgtttttgttacTTGATTACACAGTGCAAGCCCTAGATAGGCAAAGTTCTGGGAAAGACGTAAAAGAGTCTATCCGGTCACAGTCTATATCAGAATTCCATGTTTCTCCTCTCACAAAGAAGAACATTGAATCTTAtcaaaaagaatttaaatcaGTGCAACAACCATCACAGGAATTGCGTGTACAGGTTTTTGAAAGTGTATCAGAAATATCAGAAAGCTTGACAATGAAGGCTACATCAGTTGAAGAAATTAAAGCTGTGCACACCTCAGTCCTTTCTCAAACATCTCAGAGCACCAAAATCTCTATGACGACCtctcaagaaaagaaagatgtcCCTCCAAAGATTCTCTTGCAACTCAGAGACCTAACTGTGAAATGTGGCGACACTGCTCAGTTCATATGTGCCCTAGAAAATGAATTCTATGAGTTTCTTTGGGCCCATGAAGGTAAAAAGATAGAATCATCTGAAAAATTGAAGATAtcacaaaatggaaatgttcTTCTGCTTACAATCCTAAATGCCCAGCTGTCAGATCAAGGACTGTACAGTTGTACTGTGTATAATGACTATGGAGGGACAACAACTTCAGCAATACTAACAGTCAAAG CAAAAGAAGCGCAAGCCAAAGCAGTAACAAAAATTACTCTTGAATCAGATTCTAAAAGCTTTAAAGCAGCCAAAGATTGTCAGTTTAAAGCATCTGAAGTTAAGCAAGAATCTTCAAAGAAAACCTCAAGCTTGTTTATATCCACATCCCAAAGACCACATGAAACTGAGAAGCAAAGAAACAGAGTATACTATCCTGATGTTGTGCCATGTGAAGACATCACAGAAACTGACGCCAAAGCACCAGAGTTTCTTGAAACTCTGCCTTCAGAAACCACTGTAAAAGAAGGAGATGATGTGTTTCTCTTTTGCATAATGAAAGGTGTGCCTACACCTTGCGTAGTCTGGCTGTGCAATCAGCTAATAGTTGAGGAGTCTGCACTGTGCTCCGTAAAACACGATGGGCCACTGTGCAGTTTAAGATTGTTGAAAGTTGGTCAGGACCACGAGGGTATATACAAGTGCAGAATAGTTAACCCTGCAGGACAAGCCGAGTGCAGCACCCATCTGAAAGTGACAGGTTGGCAACTGCATGTTCCTTCCAAGTATCAATTCCTCATGCATAGCATCATAATTGCATTCCACCATATTCATTCCCTAGGAGATGATAAAGAAGGAGAAGTATCTCATTAG